In the genome of Leptospira inadai serovar Lyme str. 10, one region contains:
- the mtaB gene encoding tRNA (N(6)-L-threonylcarbamoyladenosine(37)-C(2))-methylthiotransferase MtaB, with the protein MPSHKAEKKVLFHTLGCRLNFFESDGLFSSLSRHGYRTVIEDEIPDVVVVNTCTVTNKADSRNRNIIRNAVKRYPGAQVWVTGCYAQTDRQSIEAIPGIAGVVGNEDKSRLPALILEREGAASSDQSIRSDRFSYSDVLPNGHTRAYLKIQDGCDRTCSYCKIPQARGQGVSREWTDILDQVSFLQDNGVGEIMLTGVNLGWFRNSEGRKAFPKLLESILNKLEYSRLRLSSIEPPDVGVELLELLTHPRFCPFLHVPLQSGSKHILKKMKRSYTPETFRKRIELAKSKIPDLFLGTDVIVGFPGETQEDFLDSVNVLRDLEFAKIHAFPFSVRRNTAAEEFPETVTKEGKKERVHALMSLSRDLHSSYAASQFGKKREAILEKDGVAVTDNYLKVILPTKDLQALSPGQFLTVEVGEYLPAPEKEGKVSGRILAAVG; encoded by the coding sequence ATGCCCTCTCACAAGGCTGAAAAGAAAGTTCTTTTTCATACATTGGGATGCAGGCTTAATTTTTTCGAATCGGACGGCCTCTTTTCTTCTTTGAGTCGCCACGGTTATAGGACTGTCATCGAAGACGAAATTCCGGATGTAGTCGTAGTAAATACCTGTACCGTTACGAACAAAGCGGATTCCAGAAACCGGAACATTATTCGAAACGCCGTAAAGCGGTACCCCGGAGCTCAAGTCTGGGTGACGGGTTGTTATGCGCAGACGGATCGTCAATCGATCGAGGCCATTCCCGGCATTGCCGGTGTTGTCGGTAACGAGGATAAATCCCGTCTTCCGGCGCTGATATTGGAAAGAGAAGGCGCTGCGAGTTCCGACCAGTCGATTCGATCGGATCGATTTTCTTACTCCGACGTTTTGCCTAACGGACATACGAGGGCTTATTTAAAAATCCAAGACGGGTGTGATCGGACTTGCTCCTATTGTAAGATACCGCAAGCCCGCGGACAAGGTGTCAGTCGCGAATGGACCGATATCCTGGATCAGGTTTCTTTTTTACAAGATAACGGAGTAGGCGAGATCATGCTTACCGGAGTAAACTTGGGTTGGTTTAGGAACTCCGAAGGCCGAAAAGCCTTTCCGAAGTTATTGGAATCGATTTTAAATAAATTGGAATATTCCCGTCTTCGCCTATCCTCCATCGAGCCGCCTGATGTCGGAGTAGAGTTGCTAGAACTGTTGACCCATCCGAGATTTTGTCCTTTTTTACACGTTCCTTTGCAAAGCGGAAGCAAACATATTCTGAAAAAAATGAAACGGAGCTATACTCCCGAAACCTTCCGAAAACGAATCGAATTAGCGAAATCTAAAATACCTGATCTTTTCTTAGGGACCGACGTGATCGTGGGATTTCCCGGCGAAACCCAAGAGGATTTTCTCGATTCGGTAAACGTTCTTCGAGATTTGGAATTTGCGAAGATTCATGCCTTTCCTTTTTCCGTCCGTCGAAATACCGCCGCGGAAGAATTTCCGGAAACTGTGACCAAGGAAGGTAAGAAAGAAAGAGTCCATGCTCTCATGTCGCTTTCTCGAGATTTACATTCTTCCTACGCGGCTTCCCAGTTCGGAAAAAAAAGGGAAGCAATTCTGGAGAAAGACGGAGTCGCAGTGACGGATAATTATTTAAAAGTAATATTACCGACCAAGGACCTTCAAGCTCTAAGTCCCGGACAGTTTCTTACCGTCGAGGTCGGAGAATATTTACCTGCTCCCGAAAAAGAAGGAAAGGTATCCGGTCGAATTTTGGCTGCCGTAGGTTAA
- a CDS encoding class I SAM-dependent methyltransferase has protein sequence MSDLEYYYDLDYQNFLLSSKRRDITPPEVVFKHFPLKDVMNLVDFGMGLGFWTEHLLKMIHKEGWIWGAECNQDLLDEVLHWKNREEIERLTPFYMEKADRPLLPEWIPVPDVVFASLVLSTFPDPGQAMDGLIRSMKKGGKLIVLDWVKNEFAVGPKINDKISLDKMKFLAEQYKLDVIKSVRISENVYGLEIQAGSDFEYGYYDLKEEEMYSEELIRS, from the coding sequence ATGAGCGACCTGGAATATTACTACGATTTAGATTATCAGAATTTCCTTCTTTCGAGCAAGCGAAGGGACATCACTCCTCCGGAAGTGGTCTTTAAGCATTTTCCACTCAAAGACGTTATGAACTTGGTGGATTTCGGTATGGGGTTGGGTTTCTGGACCGAGCACTTATTAAAAATGATCCATAAGGAAGGATGGATTTGGGGTGCAGAATGTAATCAGGATCTCCTAGATGAAGTTCTTCATTGGAAAAATCGTGAAGAAATCGAGCGCCTTACTCCCTTTTATATGGAAAAGGCGGATCGCCCTCTTCTTCCGGAATGGATTCCCGTTCCGGACGTAGTCTTTGCTTCTCTTGTACTTTCGACTTTCCCGGATCCGGGACAAGCGATGGACGGGCTCATTCGTTCGATGAAGAAAGGAGGAAAACTTATCGTTCTCGATTGGGTTAAGAATGAATTCGCCGTCGGCCCGAAGATCAATGACAAGATCTCTTTGGATAAAATGAAATTTCTCGCCGAGCAATATAAGCTGGACGTGATAAAGAGCGTGCGAATCAGCGAAAATGTTTACGGGTTAGAGATACAAGCTGGATCCGACTTCGAGTACGGTTATTATGACCTAAAAGAGGAAGAAATGTATTCGGAAGAATTGATCCGATCGTAG
- a CDS encoding tetratricopeptide repeat protein, with translation MKTHVRILFFLCLLAVAGMADAQQAQQQELIRTTDTDQFGVAGSINVEVLKDGKSVRITWEPPRETGEIIIARSPSVIDTPEKCYISDSLGKFPSGIANGVNQIYDYNLRPGTYYYAVVLSHHVRKKDLKLVPNRNFTTIPVVIEQSSNQPTSNLNPDDEKKKILSDDARVTDIAVKREGKYLRVSWEPYRLGIPGETIYSIYRSAEPLSSLSLMRKAEKLAEVSHPENSFLDQDLNKSQTIYYGVTVKQGLKEVIPLIQNQSFIRQFYVYDQDKRKQPNEDSITKSEYSFDEMHVKDLSSKPVEEGVRLDWKAPENPDENTVYSVYQASKPLSGGVATFLGGNVRKLGEVTHPETNVMVRMKPSKNTVYFGVTVKRGDKEDFALTQDQSYVAVEGSSNTVQDQAPKENQPAIQKDENKVVASDEELNKILKSTYWKKDYSEAIRQLAPFEQSDNPDIRGKAKFFTGLSYYRNGDFRKALKYFVQKEVKSYNPDRTEFWTKHCLAKISGGRH, from the coding sequence ATGAAGACCCATGTACGGATATTATTTTTCCTTTGTTTGCTCGCGGTCGCAGGTATGGCGGACGCTCAACAAGCGCAACAACAGGAACTCATACGTACTACGGATACCGACCAGTTCGGGGTTGCCGGATCGATTAATGTGGAAGTCCTTAAGGATGGAAAGTCAGTCAGAATTACTTGGGAGCCTCCTCGTGAGACCGGAGAAATCATCATCGCGCGAAGCCCGAGCGTCATCGATACTCCGGAAAAATGTTATATTTCGGACTCTTTAGGAAAATTCCCGAGCGGGATTGCCAACGGAGTAAATCAAATATACGATTACAATCTTCGACCGGGAACATACTACTATGCCGTCGTCCTATCCCACCATGTTCGAAAAAAGGATTTAAAACTAGTTCCTAACCGAAATTTCACCACCATCCCCGTGGTTATAGAGCAGTCTTCTAATCAACCGACTTCCAATCTGAATCCGGACGACGAGAAAAAGAAGATCCTCTCCGATGACGCAAGAGTTACCGACATCGCCGTTAAGCGAGAAGGAAAATATCTTCGCGTTTCTTGGGAACCGTATCGATTGGGTATTCCGGGAGAAACGATTTATTCCATCTATCGATCGGCCGAGCCGCTTTCCAGTTTAAGCCTGATGCGTAAGGCCGAAAAACTCGCGGAAGTATCGCATCCTGAAAACTCGTTTCTGGATCAGGACTTAAATAAGTCTCAAACGATTTATTACGGCGTAACGGTTAAGCAAGGACTGAAAGAAGTCATACCTCTAATTCAGAATCAGTCATTTATCCGACAATTTTACGTTTATGACCAGGATAAGCGTAAACAACCTAATGAAGATAGTATTACTAAATCTGAATATTCCTTCGATGAAATGCATGTAAAGGACCTGAGTTCCAAGCCGGTGGAAGAGGGAGTCCGTCTGGATTGGAAGGCTCCCGAAAATCCGGATGAGAATACCGTTTATTCCGTTTATCAAGCCTCAAAGCCGCTTTCCGGAGGAGTAGCAACGTTCTTAGGCGGCAATGTTCGGAAGTTAGGCGAAGTGACCCATCCTGAAACCAATGTGATGGTTAGAATGAAACCGTCTAAGAATACGGTTTATTTCGGAGTTACCGTTAAGCGGGGCGACAAGGAAGATTTTGCTCTTACGCAAGATCAGTCTTACGTTGCAGTCGAGGGCTCTTCGAACACTGTCCAAGATCAGGCTCCGAAGGAAAACCAGCCTGCGATCCAGAAAGATGAAAATAAGGTCGTTGCATCCGACGAAGAACTAAATAAAATTCTTAAATCTACATACTGGAAGAAGGATTATTCTGAGGCGATTCGCCAGCTCGCTCCCTTTGAGCAATCGGATAATCCGGACATTCGTGGCAAGGCGAAATTCTTTACGGGGCTTTCTTATTATCGAAATGGGGATTTCAGAAAAGCGTTAAAGTATTTCGTACAAAAAGAAGTAAAATCATACAATCCAGATCGAACCGAATTTTGGACAAAGCATTGTCTGGCTAAGATTAGCGGAGGAAGGCATTGA
- a CDS encoding ATP-dependent Clp protease ATP-binding subunit → MLEFTKRAKRVINEIAQDEAKRLGSEFIGPEHILLGLLKEEDSVAIKILNNLNINLNELRKEVERRTRESSATLLMDMAQGQDRYQKIIELSKEEAKRLKHNYVGTEHILLALLRDNNNIAGGALYSFSVNYNVIKGEILRLLGAPPTSTVGVSSQPSAQPGTPRTEKTKTPILDEFARDLTQLARDKKLDPVVGRANEIQRVIQILSRKTKNNPVLVGESGVGKTAIVEGLALAIVEKNVPDLLFDKRVLSLDLASLIAGTKYRGEFEERLKKIMKEISSSNNIIIFIDELHTLIGAGAAEGAVDAANILKPALARGELQCIGATTSTEYRKYIERDSALERRFQVVKVAEPSVDDAILILTGLKKAYEAHHKVRYSDRALEQSVKLSHRYINDRYLPDKAIDIIDEAGAKARLANCARPQAIKDLEEEIKSLSQKKEDLVRAQEYEKAAGVRDEVNRKKQLLEEKIRAWQEKMDDFAVSIDEDDILSVISQWTGIPLQRMEESESERLLRLEDELKLRVVGQDDAIEKIAKAVRRARTGFKAERRPTGSFIFLGPTGVGKTELAKALADFLFGDQDAMLRVDMSEYMEPHAVSRLIGAPPGYVGYDDGGQLTEFVRKKPYSIILLDEIEKAHHDIFNILLQVMEEGNLTDTKGRKVNFRDTIIIMTSNIGAKEISSSVRLGFEDRSGEEDKYKSDQAREQLKKHFNPEFLNRVDEVVYFRPLKKEDIMKIMDIMAADTNKRLLDKKIKIELTQAAKDHFMDIGYDEKFGARPLRRVFQRDLEDYMAVQTLKGSYKEPTKITVSFKEGKLDFIEEPWTDYKPADQGSGGDNSPNNPERSEEAALV, encoded by the coding sequence ATGTTAGAATTTACAAAAAGAGCCAAACGAGTAATTAACGAGATCGCGCAAGACGAGGCTAAACGTCTCGGCAGCGAATTTATCGGCCCCGAGCATATTCTATTGGGATTGCTTAAGGAAGAGGATTCGGTCGCGATCAAAATCCTGAACAACCTGAATATCAATCTAAACGAGCTCCGAAAGGAAGTAGAGAGACGCACGCGAGAAAGTTCCGCGACTCTGCTCATGGATATGGCGCAAGGCCAAGATCGATATCAAAAAATTATAGAGCTTTCCAAAGAAGAAGCAAAACGTCTTAAACATAACTATGTCGGGACCGAACATATTCTGCTAGCTTTGTTACGTGATAATAATAATATCGCCGGTGGCGCTTTATATTCTTTCAGCGTTAACTATAACGTAATTAAGGGAGAAATTTTACGGTTACTAGGAGCTCCTCCAACAAGTACTGTCGGCGTATCGAGTCAACCTTCCGCGCAACCGGGTACACCTCGTACGGAAAAGACTAAAACTCCGATTCTAGATGAGTTTGCGAGAGACCTAACCCAACTCGCTAGGGATAAAAAATTGGATCCTGTCGTCGGTCGTGCGAACGAAATTCAACGAGTGATTCAAATTCTCTCCAGAAAAACGAAAAATAATCCCGTACTGGTGGGAGAATCCGGAGTCGGAAAAACCGCGATCGTCGAGGGTTTAGCGCTCGCCATCGTGGAGAAGAATGTTCCGGATCTACTCTTCGACAAAAGAGTTCTTTCGCTGGATCTTGCAAGTCTAATCGCCGGGACCAAGTATCGCGGTGAATTCGAAGAAAGGCTGAAGAAGATAATGAAAGAGATCTCTTCCTCTAATAATATCATTATCTTTATCGATGAGTTGCATACTTTGATCGGCGCCGGCGCTGCGGAAGGCGCGGTCGATGCTGCGAATATTTTGAAACCGGCATTAGCGCGGGGTGAATTGCAGTGTATCGGCGCAACGACAAGCACCGAATACAGAAAATACATCGAGCGAGACTCCGCTTTAGAAAGAAGGTTTCAAGTCGTAAAAGTCGCCGAACCTTCGGTCGACGATGCGATCCTAATTCTGACAGGATTGAAGAAAGCATACGAAGCTCACCATAAAGTAAGATACTCTGACCGTGCGTTGGAACAATCCGTCAAGCTTTCTCACCGGTATATCAATGACAGATATCTTCCTGATAAGGCGATCGATATCATCGACGAGGCGGGAGCAAAAGCGCGCTTAGCGAACTGTGCAAGACCCCAGGCAATCAAAGACTTGGAAGAAGAAATCAAATCTCTTTCTCAAAAGAAGGAAGATCTGGTCCGCGCCCAGGAATACGAGAAGGCGGCAGGCGTTCGGGACGAAGTAAATCGTAAAAAGCAATTATTGGAAGAGAAGATCCGTGCATGGCAGGAGAAGATGGACGACTTTGCTGTCTCCATCGACGAAGACGATATTCTTTCCGTCATTTCGCAATGGACCGGTATTCCTCTCCAAAGAATGGAAGAAAGCGAATCCGAAAGATTGCTGCGATTGGAAGACGAACTGAAACTTCGCGTAGTCGGCCAAGACGATGCGATCGAAAAAATTGCAAAAGCCGTCAGGAGAGCCCGTACCGGATTTAAAGCCGAGCGTCGCCCGACAGGATCGTTTATTTTCCTGGGTCCGACAGGTGTGGGAAAAACCGAGTTAGCGAAAGCTCTTGCGGACTTCTTGTTCGGAGACCAGGACGCCATGCTTCGGGTGGATATGTCCGAATACATGGAACCGCATGCGGTCAGCCGCCTGATAGGAGCTCCACCAGGTTATGTGGGTTACGACGACGGGGGTCAGCTGACCGAATTCGTACGTAAAAAACCCTATTCGATCATTCTTTTGGATGAGATAGAAAAGGCTCATCATGATATCTTTAATATTCTTCTCCAGGTAATGGAGGAAGGAAACCTGACGGATACCAAGGGTCGCAAAGTGAATTTCCGAGATACGATTATCATTATGACTTCGAATATCGGAGCTAAGGAAATTTCAAGTAGCGTTCGTCTCGGGTTCGAGGATCGTTCCGGCGAAGAGGATAAATATAAATCCGATCAAGCAAGGGAACAGCTCAAGAAACACTTTAATCCCGAGTTCCTAAACAGGGTAGACGAAGTCGTTTACTTCCGTCCGCTTAAGAAGGAAGATATCATGAAGATCATGGATATCATGGCCGCCGATACCAACAAGCGCCTCTTGGATAAGAAAATCAAGATCGAGCTTACTCAAGCGGCCAAGGACCACTTTATGGATATCGGATACGATGAAAAATTCGGGGCCCGTCCGTTACGAAGAGTGTTTCAGCGAGATCTGGAGGACTATATGGCCGTCCAAACTCTCAAAGGTTCCTATAAAGAACCTACCAAGATCACTGTTTCTTTCAAAGAAGGAAAGTTGGACTTTATTGAAGAACCTTGGACCGATTATAAACCGGCGGACCAAGGTTCGGGCGGGGACAATTCCCCTAATAACCCCGAAAGATCGGAAGAAGCGGCTCTCGTTTAA
- a CDS encoding ABC transporter ATP-binding protein: MSLIKIRNLVKTYHVLEKEFTILDRLDMDVEEGQIFSIEGKSGIGKSTLLNILGAMDGFDSGQVEVCGISLGNLDEKGKEAFRAEKIAFIFQHHLLLPDFSALENVAIPLLIRGVSPAKAQEDAMAMLDKVGLKERYESFPSQLSGGESARVGVARALVAGKKLILADEPTGNLDRENSRNLMGLIQELQKDLRFGLILVTHDMELAALAHKRNQIYQGKLHPAHIPQTV; encoded by the coding sequence GTGAGTCTTATTAAGATCAGAAACTTAGTCAAAACGTACCATGTATTGGAAAAGGAATTCACCATCTTGGATCGTTTGGACATGGACGTGGAAGAGGGTCAGATTTTTTCCATTGAAGGAAAATCCGGAATCGGCAAATCGACTCTTCTGAATATACTCGGCGCAATGGACGGATTCGATTCCGGTCAAGTCGAGGTCTGCGGAATTTCTCTCGGTAACCTGGATGAAAAAGGAAAGGAGGCATTTCGAGCGGAGAAAATCGCATTCATTTTTCAGCATCATCTTCTTTTACCCGATTTTTCCGCGTTGGAAAACGTTGCGATTCCTCTGCTAATTCGAGGCGTATCTCCCGCCAAGGCGCAGGAAGATGCCATGGCAATGTTAGATAAGGTGGGATTGAAAGAAAGATATGAGAGCTTCCCATCCCAACTTTCCGGAGGAGAAAGCGCTCGTGTCGGGGTCGCAAGAGCGCTCGTAGCCGGAAAAAAATTGATTCTAGCGGATGAACCAACCGGAAATCTAGACCGGGAGAACTCGCGAAATTTAATGGGCCTGATTCAGGAACTGCAAAAAGATTTGAGATTCGGACTGATTTTAGTCACTCATGATATGGAACTCGCCGCACTCGCGCATAAACGAAATCAAATTTATCAAGGGAAATTGCATCCGGCGCATATTCCTCAGACTGTCTAA
- a CDS encoding tetratricopeptide repeat protein: MATKKHITILLLALLPTVFAGNAFGQEQADYSKALAEFQSGNSEKALEIIRELHEQGKRSYETHYLAAFCHYNAGRMKSAGTHWSEALKLKPGDPAVSTDFARYLLQVGRNDDALEIISRSYEINPKNREVRLLFATALLYNAKARDALHVIEKLKSEDPNDYHPLVLEAQVYYYLGSAEKAEVSLKWAQSLVPNNPNVLNNLALVYEKGGNQEAKRGNLKKALDQLKNAKEQIEAALKIKPEDEKFRGNLQRIEARINALSQG, translated from the coding sequence ATGGCTACGAAGAAACATATCACCATCCTTTTATTGGCACTGCTGCCGACCGTATTCGCCGGGAATGCGTTCGGGCAGGAACAAGCGGATTATTCGAAAGCGCTTGCCGAATTCCAAAGCGGAAATTCGGAAAAGGCGCTCGAAATTATTAGAGAACTGCACGAGCAGGGAAAGCGTAGTTACGAGACCCATTATTTGGCTGCATTCTGTCATTATAATGCGGGAAGGATGAAATCCGCAGGAACTCATTGGTCCGAGGCTTTAAAATTGAAACCCGGCGACCCGGCGGTCAGCACTGATTTTGCTCGGTACCTTCTTCAAGTTGGTCGGAACGACGACGCTTTGGAGATCATATCCAGATCCTACGAGATCAATCCTAAAAATCGGGAAGTCAGATTGTTATTTGCGACCGCACTTTTGTATAATGCAAAAGCCCGCGATGCTTTGCACGTGATCGAGAAATTAAAATCGGAAGATCCGAACGACTACCATCCTCTCGTTTTAGAGGCTCAAGTTTATTATTATTTGGGAAGCGCCGAAAAGGCGGAGGTCAGTTTAAAGTGGGCGCAATCACTCGTTCCGAATAACCCCAATGTCTTGAATAATCTAGCTTTGGTGTATGAAAAAGGCGGAAATCAGGAAGCGAAGCGCGGAAATTTGAAGAAAGCATTAGATCAATTGAAGAATGCAAAAGAACAAATCGAAGCCGCATTAAAGATAAAACCGGAAGATGAAAAGTTTCGGGGAAATCTACAAAGAATCGAGGCGAGAATTAATGCCCTCTCACAAGGCTGA
- a CDS encoding tetratricopeptide repeat protein — protein sequence MNRSIILVTGFLFICAGLLTGIYTAVIQDNEGNNREVLEKIREGEEFLKHSNPKSAEKALDIFSELSAKEVSTQLAFRIKYDLGKALEKSNDKMLALGIYRELNQKDGLSREERAKVAYGLGNLLLMLNRDEEGKGHLEEVLRTSNDNKLRSNALSAIADYYMKKGNYDQSRKNYVLALQEDPENVKARVRWGKSLRKMGKDWSAYDVYEDYVQSDAYFDRDKISVDSEFRSGLLEKGRQLYFRKQYYGAIESFKKALDLGVSEKAREQAWYFIAESYDSIGKPDSALQYLNKILENADSAMDQAALFRKGTIYFRSGNYEKAASSFQEANDRNHDNALGRKAAAWKKESLDQIEDNLNYQDGNKAKAKPSDDGASNADDWKY from the coding sequence TTGAACCGTTCCATTATACTAGTAACCGGTTTTTTATTCATATGCGCAGGTTTGCTAACCGGAATTTATACCGCCGTTATTCAGGATAACGAGGGAAATAATCGGGAAGTCCTGGAAAAAATCCGAGAGGGGGAAGAATTCCTAAAGCATTCCAATCCTAAGTCCGCCGAAAAAGCTTTGGATATTTTTTCGGAACTATCCGCCAAGGAAGTTTCGACTCAACTTGCATTTCGAATCAAATACGATCTCGGGAAGGCGCTCGAGAAGAGTAACGATAAGATGCTGGCTCTCGGTATTTATCGCGAATTGAATCAGAAAGACGGACTTTCCCGGGAAGAACGTGCTAAAGTCGCATACGGTCTCGGCAATTTGCTTTTAATGCTTAATCGGGACGAGGAAGGAAAAGGACACTTAGAAGAGGTGCTCAGAACCTCGAACGATAATAAACTTCGCTCGAATGCGTTGTCGGCTATTGCCGACTATTATATGAAGAAGGGGAATTACGACCAATCGCGAAAAAACTACGTCTTGGCGTTACAGGAAGATCCTGAAAACGTTAAAGCAAGGGTACGGTGGGGAAAATCATTACGAAAAATGGGTAAGGATTGGTCTGCCTACGACGTATACGAAGATTACGTGCAATCGGACGCCTATTTTGATCGGGATAAAATTTCGGTGGATTCGGAATTTCGCTCCGGGTTGCTGGAAAAAGGCAGGCAATTATATTTTAGAAAACAATATTACGGGGCAATCGAGTCCTTTAAAAAAGCGTTGGATCTCGGCGTAAGCGAAAAAGCCAGAGAGCAGGCATGGTATTTCATCGCGGAAAGTTACGATTCGATCGGTAAACCGGATTCGGCCCTACAGTATTTAAATAAGATTTTGGAAAATGCCGATTCAGCTATGGACCAAGCGGCTCTTTTTCGCAAAGGGACTATTTATTTTAGAAGCGGAAATTACGAAAAGGCCGCTTCCTCTTTCCAGGAAGCCAACGATCGAAACCACGATAACGCGCTCGGCCGCAAAGCAGCCGCTTGGAAAAAAGAATCCTTGGATCAGATTGAAGACAACCTGAATTACCAGGACGGAAACAAGGCAAAAGCAAAACCTTCGGATGACGGCGCCTCGAATGCGGACGACTGGAAATACTAG
- a CDS encoding metalloenzyme, whose amino-acid sequence MIFYVFIDGIGFGENDPEKNPFSRFSTGVFLPLAGKEIPKNSPPRLRDLVYIKTDASMGIKGLPQSATGQTSLWTGINACQVLNRHMSGFPTFTLKRIIAKYSIIRILEERGYKADLLNCYTPGFSDHVKKNPRQVSASTLIQMAGNKPLKGMEDLRAGKGLYMDISREFLRKFGRDYIEKGDPVLEKQDPYETGKSIVPKVKDYTLCIYEYFLTDKVGHKMNWSGADRCIQDLEGFLLGVIEAMNPDEDQLIVTSDHGNLEDLTVDVHTTNPVPTILFGKYTERMKDSIKSLKDIPHAIYDCLGFRIEMSEEEFIQTAG is encoded by the coding sequence ATGATTTTTTACGTATTTATCGACGGAATCGGCTTTGGCGAGAATGATCCAGAAAAAAACCCGTTTTCTCGATTCTCTACTGGGGTATTCCTTCCTCTGGCCGGAAAGGAAATCCCTAAAAACTCTCCGCCCCGCTTACGAGACCTAGTTTATATTAAGACCGATGCGAGCATGGGCATCAAGGGATTACCCCAGAGTGCCACCGGTCAAACGTCTCTCTGGACAGGAATCAACGCCTGTCAGGTCCTAAATCGACATATGAGCGGATTTCCGACATTTACCTTAAAACGAATTATCGCGAAATATTCCATTATCCGCATATTGGAGGAACGAGGATATAAAGCCGACTTACTAAATTGTTATACTCCGGGTTTTTCGGATCACGTAAAAAAAAATCCGAGGCAGGTCTCCGCTTCGACATTAATTCAAATGGCCGGAAATAAACCGCTGAAAGGAATGGAGGATCTTAGAGCCGGTAAAGGTCTCTATATGGATATCAGTAGGGAATTCCTGCGAAAATTCGGTCGAGATTATATCGAGAAGGGCGACCCCGTTTTGGAAAAGCAAGATCCGTATGAAACCGGGAAATCGATCGTTCCGAAAGTGAAAGATTACACGCTCTGCATATACGAATATTTTTTGACCGATAAGGTCGGCCATAAAATGAACTGGAGTGGAGCGGATCGTTGCATCCAAGATTTGGAAGGATTTTTGCTAGGTGTAATCGAAGCAATGAATCCGGATGAAGATCAATTAATCGTCACCTCGGATCACGGAAATTTGGAAGATTTAACCGTAGATGTGCATACGACAAATCCGGTTCCGACGATTCTTTTCGGGAAGTATACCGAAAGAATGAAAGATAGTATCAAATCCTTAAAAGATATTCCTCATGCGATTTATGACTGTCTAGGATTCCGAATAGAAATGTCGGAAGAAGAGTTTATTCAGACCGCCGGTTAA